A single region of the Hyphomicrobiales bacterium genome encodes:
- a CDS encoding Phosphate acetyltransferase: MSALSHRNTTFDELAVGQTASIERPVTANDLYIFAHASGNTNPVHMPGVDLDHDGTCDTVAPSLWVGSLVSSVLGTILPGAGTLYNGQTFRFHGRALLGDRLKVSVRCLEKRDAPHAVFETRVEKADGTLVLEGIAEVEAPTHTIVLEKQDLPLLLLDQHDHFSALVARCRQLPPMPTAIVVPDDANSLGGALLSMREGLIDPILIGARDAILRAADNLEADIAKLQLVDVADHGEAARKAVAMVNARDARAVMKGNVHSDELLAQVVKKEGGLRGNRRISHVFVMDAPTRPNLLFISDAAINIAPDLTTKVDIVQNAIDLALACGLAKPKVGILAAVETVNVNMPSTLEAAALAKMADRGQIKGALVDGPLAMDNAVDLDAARTKGIVSSVAGQADVLIVPNLEAGNMLAKQLTFVARAEAAGLVVGAKAPIMLTSRADNDKARLASCAVAQLYDHWRQTGEALGDAALPQAAE; this comes from the coding sequence ATGAGCGCATTGTCGCATCGGAATACCACCTTCGATGAACTCGCCGTCGGGCAGACGGCGAGCATCGAGCGTCCCGTCACCGCCAACGACCTCTATATTTTCGCGCACGCCTCCGGCAACACCAACCCGGTGCATATGCCGGGCGTGGATCTCGACCATGACGGTACCTGCGATACGGTGGCGCCCTCCCTCTGGGTCGGCTCGCTGGTATCGTCGGTTCTGGGCACCATCCTTCCGGGAGCCGGCACGCTCTACAACGGCCAGACCTTCCGTTTTCATGGCCGCGCCCTGCTCGGAGACCGCCTGAAGGTTTCCGTGCGCTGCCTGGAAAAGCGCGATGCGCCGCATGCCGTCTTCGAGACCCGCGTCGAAAAGGCCGACGGCACGCTCGTGCTGGAGGGCATCGCGGAGGTCGAGGCACCAACCCATACCATCGTGCTCGAGAAGCAGGACCTGCCGCTGCTGCTGCTCGATCAGCACGATCATTTCAGCGCGCTGGTTGCCCGCTGCCGGCAGTTGCCGCCGATGCCGACCGCGATCGTCGTGCCCGACGACGCCAATTCGCTCGGCGGCGCCCTTCTGTCGATGCGCGAGGGGCTGATCGATCCTATCCTGATCGGGGCGCGCGACGCCATTCTGCGTGCCGCCGACAATCTTGAGGCGGACATCGCGAAGCTCCAGCTGGTCGATGTCGCCGACCACGGCGAAGCCGCGCGAAAGGCTGTCGCCATGGTCAATGCGCGTGATGCGCGCGCCGTGATGAAGGGCAATGTGCATTCCGACGAACTGCTCGCGCAGGTCGTCAAGAAGGAAGGCGGCCTGAGGGGTAACAGGCGTATCAGCCATGTCTTCGTCATGGACGCGCCGACCCGGCCGAACCTCCTCTTCATTTCCGACGCCGCGATCAACATCGCGCCCGATCTCACGACGAAGGTCGATATCGTCCAGAACGCCATCGATCTCGCACTCGCCTGCGGCCTCGCCAAGCCGAAGGTCGGCATTCTCGCCGCTGTGGAGACCGTGAACGTCAACATGCCGTCAACGCTGGAGGCGGCGGCGCTCGCCAAGATGGCCGACCGCGGCCAGATCAAAGGCGCGCTGGTGGACGGCCCGCTCGCCATGGACAACGCCGTCGATCTCGACGCCGCGCGGACGAAGGGCATCGTCTCCTCCGTCGCCGGCCAGGCCGATGTGCTGATCGTGCCCAATCTCGAAGCCGGCAACATGCTCGCCAAGCAGCTCACCTTCGTCGCCCGGGCCGAGGCCGCCGGCCTCGTCGTCGGCGCGAAAGCCCCGATCATGCTGACCTCGCGCGCCGACAACGACAAGGCACGCCTCGCCTCCTGCGCTGTTGCGCAGCTCTACGACCATTGGCGCCAGACCGGTGAAGCGCTCGGCGACGCCGCGCTCCCCCAGGCCGCGGAATAG
- the ackA gene encoding Acetate kinase, translating to MAEHILTINAGSSSLKFALFTAGALDCVAIGSLDGLGTDPHLTVKNGVGEKVLSDPLEGERFVADHHGALDTVLQALAGAFPKAVIAAVGHRVVHGGLAYSAPTIVDDEILGELADLTPLAPLHQPHNLSGISAARAAFPGVPQVACFDTAFHRAHPFVNDAFALPRSYYDEGLRRYGFHGLSYEYVTDKLGEIAPFHAKGRVIICHLGSGASMCAIRNGASIASTMGFSALDGLPMGTRPGQIDPGVLLYLMDQKGMDAKAISDLLYHSSGLKGLSGISNDMRDLEASDDPHAKQAIDYFVFRVRREIGGMAAVLGGLDAIVFCGGIGENSRLIRECTLEAMEWIGIELDLDRNREGADVISSERSRVRAFIIRTNEELMIARHTAWQLRAQQALTRRVDAHA from the coding sequence ATGGCAGAGCATATCCTCACCATCAATGCCGGCTCCTCTTCCCTGAAATTCGCGCTCTTCACGGCCGGCGCTCTGGATTGCGTCGCCATCGGCTCGCTCGACGGCCTTGGCACGGACCCGCATCTCACGGTGAAGAACGGCGTTGGGGAGAAGGTCCTGTCAGACCCGCTCGAGGGAGAGCGGTTCGTCGCGGACCATCACGGCGCGCTCGACACGGTGCTGCAGGCTCTGGCGGGCGCGTTCCCGAAAGCCGTGATCGCCGCGGTGGGGCACCGGGTCGTCCACGGGGGGCTGGCCTATTCAGCCCCCACCATTGTCGATGACGAGATTTTGGGGGAGCTTGCGGACCTGACACCGCTCGCACCGCTGCATCAGCCACACAATCTGTCCGGCATCAGCGCGGCGCGGGCCGCCTTCCCGGGCGTGCCGCAGGTGGCCTGCTTCGACACCGCCTTCCACCGCGCCCACCCCTTCGTCAACGACGCCTTCGCCCTGCCCCGCTCCTATTACGACGAGGGCTTGCGCCGCTACGGCTTCCACGGCTTGTCCTACGAATATGTCACGGACAAGCTTGGAGAGATTGCCCCGTTCCACGCAAAGGGCCGGGTCATCATCTGTCATCTCGGCTCCGGCGCATCGATGTGCGCCATCCGCAACGGCGCGTCGATTGCCTCCACCATGGGCTTCTCGGCGCTCGACGGACTGCCGATGGGCACACGTCCCGGACAGATCGACCCCGGCGTGCTGCTCTATCTGATGGACCAGAAGGGCATGGACGCCAAGGCGATTTCCGACCTTCTCTATCATTCATCCGGTCTCAAGGGGCTGTCCGGCATCTCCAATGACATGCGCGATCTGGAGGCTTCCGACGATCCGCATGCCAAACAGGCGATCGACTATTTCGTCTTCCGGGTGCGGCGCGAGATCGGCGGCATGGCGGCCGTGCTCGGTGGCCTCGACGCCATTGTCTTCTGCGGCGGGATCGGTGAGAATTCACGCCTGATCCGTGAATGCACGCTGGAGGCAATGGAGTGGATCGGGATCGAGCTCGATCTCGACCGCAACCGTGAGGGCGCTGACGTGATTTCGTCCGAGCGCTCGCGGGTCCGGGCCTTCATCATTCGCACCAACGAAGAGCTGATGATCGCGCGGCACACGGCCTGGCAGCTGCGCGCGCAACAGGCCCTCACGCGGCGCGTGGATGCCCACGCCTGA
- a CDS encoding Polyphosphate:ADP phosphotransferase, producing MPSDLDRIKAEIADSFDEELEMQLEEDRLDDLVAEGMSPAGPMLDRRIYFRELFRLQHELIRLQDWVQHKKLKVVILFEGRDSAGKGGAIKRVTQRLNPRICRVVALPAPTERERHQWYFQRYVAHLPTAGEMVLFDRSWYNRAGVERVMGFCTPDELEEFFRSAPDFEHMLARSGIILLKYWFSITDEEQEFRFRMRIEDPLKQWKLSPMDLESRVHWEDYTRAKEEMLQRTHTPHAPWWVVQAVDKKRARLNFIAHLLGQIPYEDVPKPEIVLPERVRNPDYLRHPVPPEMYVPELY from the coding sequence ATGCCTTCCGATCTGGACCGGATTAAAGCCGAGATCGCTGACAGTTTCGACGAAGAGCTGGAGATGCAGCTCGAAGAGGATCGGCTGGACGACCTGGTCGCGGAAGGCATGTCGCCTGCCGGTCCGATGCTGGATCGCCGGATCTATTTCCGGGAACTCTTCAGGCTCCAGCATGAGCTCATCCGGCTGCAGGACTGGGTCCAGCACAAGAAGCTGAAGGTCGTTATTCTCTTCGAGGGACGCGACTCCGCCGGCAAGGGCGGCGCGATCAAGCGGGTTACGCAACGGCTCAACCCACGCATATGCCGTGTGGTGGCCCTTCCGGCGCCGACCGAGCGTGAACGCCACCAGTGGTATTTCCAGCGCTATGTCGCGCACCTGCCGACCGCGGGCGAAATGGTTCTGTTCGACCGCAGCTGGTACAACCGGGCGGGCGTCGAGCGCGTGATGGGCTTCTGCACCCCCGACGAACTGGAGGAGTTCTTCCGTTCGGCTCCGGATTTCGAGCATATGCTCGCGCGGTCCGGCATCATCCTGCTCAAGTACTGGTTCTCGATCACCGACGAGGAGCAGGAATTCCGCTTCCGCATGCGGATCGAGGATCCGCTCAAGCAGTGGAAGCTGTCGCCCATGGATCTGGAGAGCCGCGTCCACTGGGAGGACTATACCCGGGCCAAGGAAGAGATGCTGCAACGCACCCATACGCCCCATGCACCGTGGTGGGTTGTCCAGGCCGTCGACAAGAAAAGAGCCCGGCTCAACTTCATCGCGCATCTGCTCGGTCAGATTCCGTATGAAGACGTCCCGAAACCCGAGATCGTCCTGCCCGAGCGCGTGCGCAATCCCGACTACCTCCGCCATCCGG